The segment CCCTGGTCCGACTTGCAGCAGCAACTTGCTCAAGCCGATCTGGTCGTCAGCACCACCGGAGCCAAGCAGCCGATCGTGGACGTCGACAGCTTCAAGCCCGTGATGAAGGCGCGGAATCAGAAAATGTTGTTCGTGCTGGATCTGGCGATTCCAAGAGATTTCGACGACCGCATCGGGCAGCAATTCGACAATGTGTACCTATATTCTCTGGATGATTTGCAGCGTGAGTGCGAGCGGAATATGGACTCGCGAAAAACTCAGTGGCCCAAGGCTCGCAAGATTGTTCAAGACGAAACAGAGTCGTTCTTTCGTGATACGCGTCGCCGCGCCAGCGGATCGACGATTGCTCAACTGAAGAAACAGGCGAACTCCATCAAGGATGACGAGTTCAAGCGTTTGATGAACCGGCTGGATTCTGTTTCGGATGGCGATCGCCAGCAAATCGAGAAAGCGTTTCATCGGTTGGTGAACAAAATTTTGCATCCGCCGCTGGAGTCTATTCAGAAGGAATCGAATACGGACGAAGCACAGCCCGAACCCGTTGGCTTGGTCGAAGCCATGAAGCGATTGTTTCAGCTGGACTAGGGTTGGCCGACAGGCAACGCAGGGACGTGGCCTACTATTCCGCTACGTGATTGCATCATGTACGTCGCCATGCCTATGCCACCTTCAGCCACTTTCCGATACAATCTCGGCCATGAAGGTGATCTCGCTGCAATCAGGAAGTAACGGCAATTGCTTTTACGTCGAAACGCCCACAACGCGGCTGCTGTTCGACGCAGGAATCAGTGCCCGGCAAGCACAGCTCAGACTTGCTCAACACGGTCGCGATATCAACGATGTCGATGCCTTGTTGATCTCGCATGACCACAGCGACCACGCCAAAGGAATGGGCGTCTTTCAGCGAAAGTTTGGCTTTCCGGTTTACCTGACGCGGCGAACGCTGGCCGCGTCGCAGCGATTTCTTGGTTCCCGATCAATGAACCGGGTCAGGTTTTTTGCCGCTGGCAGTACGATCGCTTTTCGGGACGTTGCCGTTCACACCATTCCGACGCCGCATGACAGCGCAGAAGGCGTGGCTTTCGTGGTCGAGCACGCGGGACAGCGAGTAGGAATTCTGACCGATTTGGGGCACGCTTTTG is part of the Mariniblastus fucicola genome and harbors:
- a CDS encoding MBL fold metallo-hydrolase; the encoded protein is MKVISLQSGSNGNCFYVETPTTRLLFDAGISARQAQLRLAQHGRDINDVDALLISHDHSDHAKGMGVFQRKFGFPVYLTRRTLAASQRFLGSRSMNRVRFFAAGSTIAFRDVAVHTIPTPHDSAEGVAFVVEHAGQRVGILTDLGHAFDGLRDVLRSLDAVIIESNYDDGMLEHGRYPQQLKKRIRGNGGHLSNEDAAQLLRNTVDETKDNFRLQWACLCHLSEDNNTPDVARETHQKLLGDLVEIHVASRYDVSDVMEVK